A part of Phoenix dactylifera cultivar Barhee BC4 chromosome 2, palm_55x_up_171113_PBpolish2nd_filt_p, whole genome shotgun sequence genomic DNA contains:
- the LOC103700155 gene encoding guard cell S-type anion channel SLAC1, producing MASGPNAHFVDIHPLLDDDNSSSRNKPGKQPMNGPAKFRGGGGGERKPQGHRSFSRQVSLETGVAALCMEKELKGGSSSSSNGKPETKVLPRSGKSLGGLRDGVGVAGGVEACARKGDFSIFRTKSTLTKQNSLLPSRKESELDLQNLEGVAGAGPDDPVNESVSAGRYFAALRGPELDQVRDSEDILLPKDEVWPFLLRFPIGCFGMCLGLGSQAILWGSLASSSAMKFLDVSPYINLALWLLALAVLVSVSITYAFKCAFYFEAIRREYFHPVRVNFFFAPWIACMFLAIAAPPAFAPKQLHPAIWCAFIPPVFLLELKIYGQWLSGGKRRLCKVANPSSHLAVVGNFVGAVLAAKVGWAEAGKFLWAIGLAHYLVVFVTLYQRLPTNEALPKELHPVYSMFIATPSAASIAWAAIYGRFDAVSRTFYFIALFLYISLVVRINFFRGFRFSVAWWSYTFPMTTASLASIKYAEEVPCFFSRALALSLSLMSSTMVSLLFVSTLLHAFVWRSLFPNDLAIAITKKRHSGPRSQGKEKKAVKKAYDIKRWAKHSSLSLVSSITKSNSGDKDSNGR from the exons ATGGCGAGCGGTCCCAACGCCCACTTCGTCGACATCCACCCGCTCCTGGACGACGATAACAGCAGCAGCCGTAACAAGCCCGGAAAGCAACCAATGAACGGGCCTGCCAAGTTTCGAGGTGGCGGAGGTGGAGAGCGAAAGCCACAGGGCCATAGGAGTTTCAGTCGGCAGGTCTCCCTTGAGACCGGCGTCGCGGCACTCTGCATGGAAAAGGAGTTGAagggcggcagcagcagcagcagcaacggAAAGCCGGAGACGAAGGTTCTGCCGCGGAGTGGGAAGAGCTTAGGTGGTCTCCGAGATGGCGTTGGCGTTGCCGGTGGTGTGGAGGCCTGTGCTCGGAAGGGAGACTTCAGCATCTTCCGAACAAAGTCCACACTCACCAAGCAGAACTCACTGCTTCCGTCGAGGAAGGAGAGCGAGCTCGATCTCCAAAACTTGGAAGGCGTCGCCGGAGCCGGGCCAGATGACCCGGTTAACGAGAGCGTCTCCGCCGGAAGATACTTTGCCGCCCTTCGAGGGCCCGAGCTGGACCAAGTCAGG GACTCCGAGGACATCCTACTCCCCAAAGACGAGGTGTGGCCGTTCCTCCTCCGCTTTCCGATCGGATGCTTCGGTATGTGTCTCGGCCTCGGGAGCCAGGCCATCCTATGGGGATCTCTCGCGTCGAGCTCCGCCATGAAGTTCCTCGACGTGAGCCCCTACATCAACCTTGCCCTGTGGCTCCTTGCACTCGCTGTCCTCGTCTCCGTCTCCATCACCTACGCCTTCAAGTGCGCCTTCTACTTCGAGGCCATACGCCGCGAGTACTTCCACCCAGTCCGAGTCAACTTCTTCTTCGCCCCCTGGATTGCCTGCATGTTCCTGGCCATCGCAGCCCCGCCGGCGTTCGCACCGAAGCAGCTCCATCCCGCCATTTGGTGCGCCTTCATCCCTCCGGTGTTCCTCCTGGAGCTGAAGATATACGGGCAGTGGCTCTCCGGAGGGAAGCGCCGGCTGTGCAAGGTGGCGAACCCATCCTCCCACCTGGCGGTGGtcggcaactttgtgggtgccGTCCTCGCGGCCAAGGTGGGGTGGGCGGAAGCCGGCAAGTTCCTCTGGGCGATCGGGCTGGCGCACTATCTCGTTGTGTTTGTGACCTTGTACCAGAGGCTGCCCACCAACGAGGCCTTGCCCAAGGAGCTGCACCCGGTCTACTCCATGTTCATCGCGACGCCATCGGCCGCCAGCATCGCGTGGGCCGCCATCTATGGCAGATTCGACGCCGTGTCCAGAACCTTCTACTTCATCGCTCTCTTCCTCTACATCTCCCTCGTCGTGCGCATCAACTTCTTCCGAGGATTCAG GTTCTCGGTGGCGTGGTGGTCCTACACGTTCCCGATGACGACGGCGTCTCTGGCAAGCATCAAGTACGCCGAGGAGGTTCCCTGTTTCTTTAGCAGGGCGCTGGCGCTGAGCCTCTCTCTCATGTCATCCACCATGGTCTCGCTGCTTTTCGTATCGACGCTCCTCCATGCATTTGTATGGCGCTCCTTGTTCCCGAATGATCTCGCTATTGCCATTACCAAGAAGAGACACAGCGGACCCAGGTCACAGGGCAAGGAGAAGAAGGCTGTCAAAAAGGCCTATGACATCAAGCGCTGGGCAAAGCATTCTTCGCTTTCCCTTGTTTCTTCCATCACCAAGAGCAATTCTGGAGACAAGGACTCCAACGGGAGGTAA